Proteins encoded together in one Mycobacterium sp. MS1601 window:
- a CDS encoding sugar phosphate nucleotidyltransferase, with protein MKVVLFCGGYGMRMRTAQEDVIPKPLQMVGPRPLVWHVMQYYAHHGHKDFILCLGYGAEKIKEYFLRYNETPSNDFVLTDGKVQMLSSDIADWTITFAETGIESPIGERLRRVRKYLGDDEYFLANYADVLTDAPLDTMVNNTINSGALASMLVVPPASSFHCVDMAATGEVKEVQPLAEMSVGINGGYFVLHKDVIDLIPENGDLVGDACYSLAGSGKLIGYRHEGFWKPADTFKERAELDTDYNKGVRPWALWESKAVA; from the coding sequence ATGAAGGTCGTATTGTTCTGCGGCGGATACGGGATGCGTATGCGCACCGCCCAAGAAGACGTCATCCCCAAGCCGTTACAGATGGTCGGTCCGCGCCCGCTGGTCTGGCACGTGATGCAGTACTACGCACACCACGGCCACAAGGACTTCATCCTGTGCCTGGGATACGGCGCGGAGAAGATCAAGGAGTACTTCCTGCGTTACAACGAAACCCCGTCCAACGACTTCGTGCTGACGGACGGCAAGGTGCAGATGCTGTCCTCCGACATCGCGGACTGGACCATCACCTTCGCCGAGACCGGTATCGAATCTCCCATCGGTGAGCGGCTGCGGCGCGTCCGCAAGTACCTCGGCGACGACGAGTACTTCCTGGCCAACTACGCCGACGTCCTGACCGACGCCCCACTGGACACCATGGTGAACAACACCATCAACAGCGGCGCCCTGGCATCCATGCTGGTGGTGCCACCTGCCAGTTCCTTCCACTGTGTGGACATGGCGGCCACTGGCGAAGTCAAGGAAGTGCAACCCCTGGCCGAGATGTCGGTGGGCATCAACGGCGGCTACTTCGTGCTGCACAAAGACGTCATCGACCTGATTCCGGAGAACGGCGACCTGGTGGGTGACGCCTGCTACTCGCTGGCCGGCAGCGGCAAGCTCATCGGCTACCGCCACGAGGGCTTCTGGAAGCCCGCCGACACCTTCAAGGAACGCGCCGAGCTCGACACCGACTACAACAAGGGTGTTCGCCCCTGGGCGCTGTGGGAATCCAAGGCCGTCGCGTGA
- a CDS encoding ABC transporter ATP-binding protein: MSLHLKGISQQFDGVEALAPVDLDVQDGEFVCIVGPSGCGKSTIFNIVSGLLTPTSGTVTLDGKDIRGKSGHVGYMLQKDLLLPWRTVLENIVLGADITGRASRSDRAAAAQMAERYGLGAYLNHYPHALSGGMRQRVAVMRTLALDHPLMLLDEPFGALDSHTRLLMQQWLLQVWREQRKTIMFVTHDIDEALFLGDRVVVMTPRPGRVQEVIAIDLPRPRDIHMTTDPRYTELKSTVLDLIYGRAPEVA, from the coding sequence ATGAGCCTGCACCTCAAGGGCATCTCGCAGCAATTCGATGGTGTCGAGGCGCTGGCACCGGTGGACCTGGATGTGCAGGACGGGGAGTTCGTCTGCATCGTCGGGCCGTCGGGCTGCGGCAAGTCGACGATCTTCAACATCGTCTCCGGACTGCTGACACCCACCAGCGGAACCGTCACCCTCGACGGTAAGGACATCAGAGGAAAGTCCGGACACGTCGGCTACATGCTGCAGAAGGATCTGCTGCTGCCCTGGCGCACCGTGCTCGAGAACATCGTGCTGGGTGCCGACATCACCGGCCGCGCCTCGCGTTCGGACCGGGCGGCCGCCGCTCAGATGGCAGAACGCTACGGCCTGGGCGCCTACCTCAACCACTACCCGCACGCACTGTCCGGCGGCATGCGGCAGCGGGTGGCCGTCATGCGCACGCTTGCGCTCGACCATCCCCTGATGCTGCTCGACGAACCGTTCGGGGCGCTGGACAGCCACACCCGCTTGTTGATGCAGCAGTGGCTGTTGCAGGTCTGGCGCGAGCAGCGCAAGACCATCATGTTCGTCACGCACGACATCGACGAGGCGCTGTTCCTCGGTGACCGCGTTGTGGTGATGACCCCGCGGCCCGGACGTGTGCAGGAGGTCATCGCCATCGATCTGCCGCGGCCCCGCGACATCCACATGACCACCGACCCCCGCTACACCGAACTCAAGTCGACGGTTCTGGATCTGATCTACGGGCGAGCCCCGGAGGTGGCCTGA
- a CDS encoding PIG-L deacetylase family protein — protein sequence MTFTSPRDISSIAVVGAHCDDIAIGAGATLLTLTRDNPDIVVHALVLTGAGTEREVEEKSALAAVCGGADVRLTVADFPDGRLPQHWAEVKSRLADFRRSCEPDLVIGPQRHDAHQDHRLLAELMPTEFRGHQYWGYEILKWESDLPTPNVFVPATAEVAELKQRLLHECYPSQTGKPWFDSEAFLGLMRIRGVQCRHRYAEGFVADKIVVTLS from the coding sequence GTGACATTCACGTCGCCTCGCGACATCTCCAGCATCGCGGTGGTGGGCGCACACTGTGACGACATCGCCATCGGCGCAGGCGCCACGCTGTTAACGCTGACCCGCGACAACCCCGACATCGTGGTGCACGCACTGGTCCTCACCGGTGCGGGCACCGAGCGCGAGGTCGAGGAGAAGTCCGCCTTGGCCGCCGTGTGTGGCGGCGCCGACGTGCGACTGACGGTCGCGGACTTCCCCGACGGCCGACTGCCGCAGCACTGGGCGGAGGTCAAGAGCCGACTGGCGGACTTCCGCCGCAGTTGTGAACCCGACCTGGTGATCGGACCCCAACGACACGATGCGCACCAGGACCACCGGCTGCTGGCCGAACTGATGCCCACCGAGTTCCGTGGCCACCAGTACTGGGGCTACGAAATCCTCAAGTGGGAGTCGGATCTGCCCACCCCCAATGTCTTTGTGCCCGCCACGGCCGAGGTCGCCGAACTCAAGCAGCGGCTGCTGCACGAGTGCTACCCGTCACAGACCGGCAAACCCTGGTTCGACTCCGAAGCTTTCCTGGGCCTGATGCGAATCCGCGGCGTACAGTGCCGGCACCGCTACGCCGAGGGCTTTGTGGCCGACAAGATCGTTGTAACTCTCTCTTAG
- a CDS encoding nitrilase-related carbon-nitrogen hydrolase — MIRVASVQTNPVMNDVAHNVNTMVESMRDLAERGVQLAVFPELATTGYMFTDAEECRAVAEDVPDGPTTTRLLAACAELDMHIVFGIAEREGDQLYNSSALLGPQGFVGRYRKLHLWDQENVVFSPGDVGLPVYTTALGAIGILICYDIWFPEAARTLAMAGAELLCVPTNWVPLIAGNDADGRAMANILCSANSHCNGVPIVAADRCGTERGQDFLGRSVITAPSGWYAAGPASAVDEDVIVADLDLSGIGASRQLNEFNNTFADRRVDAYRT; from the coding sequence GTGATCCGCGTGGCCAGTGTGCAGACCAACCCCGTGATGAACGACGTCGCCCACAACGTGAACACCATGGTGGAGTCGATGCGCGATCTCGCCGAGCGCGGTGTCCAGTTGGCAGTGTTCCCCGAATTGGCCACCACCGGTTACATGTTCACCGACGCCGAGGAGTGCCGCGCGGTGGCCGAGGACGTTCCCGACGGACCCACCACCACCCGGCTCTTGGCCGCCTGCGCCGAGCTGGACATGCACATCGTGTTCGGCATCGCCGAGCGCGAGGGCGATCAGCTGTACAACTCCAGCGCGTTGCTGGGCCCGCAGGGCTTTGTGGGACGTTACCGCAAGCTGCATCTGTGGGATCAGGAGAACGTCGTGTTCTCCCCCGGAGACGTCGGACTGCCCGTCTACACAACGGCTCTGGGCGCCATCGGCATCCTGATCTGTTACGACATCTGGTTTCCCGAGGCAGCTCGCACCTTGGCCATGGCCGGAGCCGAACTGCTGTGCGTGCCCACGAATTGGGTGCCGCTGATCGCCGGCAACGACGCCGACGGCCGCGCCATGGCGAACATCCTGTGCAGCGCCAACTCTCACTGCAACGGTGTTCCGATAGTGGCCGCGGACCGCTGCGGAACGGAGCGCGGACAGGACTTCCTGGGGCGCAGCGTCATCACCGCCCCCAGCGGGTGGTACGCGGCGGGTCCCGCGTCGGCAGTGGACGAAGACGTCATAGTCGCCGATCTCGACCTGAGTGGCATCGGCGCGAGTCGACAGTTGAACGAGTTCAACAACACCTTCGCCGATCGCCGGGTGGACGCCTACCGCACATAG
- a CDS encoding ABC transporter permease, producing the protein MPKIGASIPLRLRAIGIPVLGMVLLVVVWDLTVRIFDIAPYVLPSPARTLEALRDDWSSLGPGTIITSQEFILGFLIGATAGFLFALVMSWSNVVQRFLYPILITSQAVPIIAVAPALVIWMGFGLAPKLTIVALIVFFPVVVNVLDGLASVDKDLLALVKAMGGTRWRIFRSVTLPATLTPLFSALKMTATFAVTGAVLGEWTASTTGGLGVALLEAQSRLDVASVFAAIILLVALGLLAFGSVAVAEVLLTPWRRSSVKPAWRQKFSGKPALEEKVGQP; encoded by the coding sequence ATGCCCAAAATCGGAGCCAGCATTCCACTGCGCCTGCGGGCCATCGGCATTCCCGTGCTGGGGATGGTGCTGCTGGTGGTGGTGTGGGACCTCACGGTCCGGATCTTCGATATCGCCCCCTACGTGCTGCCCAGTCCCGCACGAACCCTGGAAGCCCTGCGAGACGACTGGTCGTCACTGGGCCCCGGTACGATCATCACCAGCCAGGAGTTCATCCTCGGGTTTCTCATCGGCGCCACCGCGGGATTTCTCTTCGCCCTGGTGATGTCGTGGTCCAATGTCGTGCAGCGCTTCCTCTACCCGATCCTCATCACCTCCCAGGCCGTCCCGATCATCGCCGTCGCGCCCGCACTGGTGATCTGGATGGGCTTCGGGCTGGCCCCCAAGCTGACCATCGTCGCCCTGATTGTGTTCTTCCCCGTGGTGGTCAACGTTCTCGACGGCCTGGCTTCGGTGGACAAGGACCTGCTAGCCCTGGTCAAGGCCATGGGCGGAACCCGTTGGCGGATATTCCGTTCCGTGACCCTGCCCGCCACCTTGACTCCGCTGTTCTCCGCCCTGAAGATGACGGCCACGTTCGCCGTCACCGGCGCGGTGCTCGGCGAGTGGACAGCCTCCACCACCGGCGGCCTGGGCGTCGCGCTGTTGGAAGCCCAGTCCAGGCTCGATGTGGCCTCGGTGTTCGCCGCGATCATCCTGCTGGTGGCCCTGGGGCTGTTGGCATTCGGTTCGGTGGCGGTGGCAGAGGTGCTGCTGACACCGTGGCGACGCTCCTCGGTGAAACCTGCGTGGCGGCAGAAGTTCTCAGGCAAGCCAGCCCTCGAAGAAAAGGTGGGACAACCGTGA
- a CDS encoding M20 family metallopeptidase — protein MELPELLAELVGMQTVSGDPGPQRQVMELCLSRARTGHNDVHIEADLDGPHPWAILTNPAPPDAPRLAFCCHLDTVPAGPLSAWSYPPFGAEIHDGRLVGRGATDMKAGLVAALAAVRDAVDTGVPVALVLTSDEEVGSLGAQRARPAVAQANISAAIIPEATANRVNLGHRGALWLRVAAAGVAAHGSTPHLGRNAILALMDVVRRARTELPQSSDAHLGTSTWNLGTITGGVAPNIVAAQSSCVIDHRTVRNGPELLQWWTSQPEVDEVESLIDLPALWTSADHPWVAGLPVSASAEPVSYFTDGSAFHPVIPDVPMVIWGPGDPATMHAVDEAVTLSDIEVAVGHYRRVVAQWGGGG, from the coding sequence GTGGAATTGCCGGAACTGCTTGCTGAACTCGTTGGAATGCAGACGGTTTCGGGTGATCCCGGTCCTCAGCGGCAGGTGATGGAGCTGTGCCTCTCGAGGGCTCGCACCGGGCACAACGATGTGCACATCGAAGCTGATCTGGACGGGCCGCATCCGTGGGCGATCCTGACAAATCCGGCCCCGCCCGACGCACCCCGGCTGGCGTTCTGCTGCCACCTCGACACGGTGCCGGCGGGACCGTTGTCGGCATGGTCGTATCCGCCGTTCGGTGCCGAGATCCACGACGGCCGACTGGTGGGCCGTGGCGCCACCGACATGAAAGCCGGGCTTGTCGCCGCGCTGGCTGCGGTGCGCGACGCCGTGGACACCGGAGTGCCGGTCGCATTGGTCCTGACCTCGGATGAGGAGGTGGGATCGCTGGGCGCACAGCGCGCCCGGCCCGCCGTCGCGCAGGCCAACATCAGCGCTGCCATCATTCCGGAGGCGACGGCCAATAGGGTGAACCTCGGTCACCGCGGCGCGCTGTGGCTGCGTGTTGCCGCGGCCGGTGTCGCTGCCCATGGCAGCACCCCACATCTTGGCCGCAACGCGATCCTGGCGCTGATGGACGTCGTCCGGCGTGCCCGCACCGAACTGCCACAGTCCTCGGATGCCCACCTGGGCACGTCGACCTGGAACCTCGGTACCATCACCGGCGGTGTGGCGCCCAATATCGTTGCAGCACAGTCCAGCTGTGTCATCGACCATCGCACGGTGCGCAACGGTCCGGAACTGCTGCAGTGGTGGACGTCCCAACCCGAGGTCGACGAGGTCGAGTCGCTGATCGATCTGCCCGCCCTCTGGACGTCCGCGGACCATCCCTGGGTTGCCGGTCTGCCGGTGTCTGCGTCCGCCGAGCCGGTGTCGTATTTCACCGACGGTTCCGCGTTCCATCCGGTGATACCCGATGTGCCGATGGTGATCTGGGGCCCAGGGGATCCAGCGACCATGCACGCGGTCGACGAGGCCGTCACGCTCAGCGACATCGAGGTGGCCGTCGGTCACTACCGTCGTGTGGTCGCGCAGTGGGGCGGCGGGGGATGA
- a CDS encoding class I SAM-dependent methyltransferase: MRCRLCDSDRLRSILDLGATPPCEKFLTAAELDDPEANYPLHLRLCEDCLLLQIPALITPEDTFTEYAYFSSFSDSWVQHAKTFVADSIATLGLGPQSLVVEVASNDGYLLQHMVDAGVPCLGIEPSVNVGAAARERGVPTETAFLDETTAARVRSQHGPAQLVVANNVYAHIPDLLGFTRSLRMLLDDDGWLSIEVHHALDLVRHAQFDTVYHEHFQYYTVLSAMRALATADLAVVDVELLSTHGGSIRLWARPLAVAGEPSSRVRDVLAEEAEAGLHEVDGYLLLQERTEAIRHELLRFLLDCRAQGKRVVGYGAPGKGNTLLNYAGIRTDLLEYIVDRNPYKHGRFTPGTRIPIFEPARLEQDRPDVVLALPWNLERELTTQLAYIGDWGAQLYFPLPQMHPAVR; the protein is encoded by the coding sequence GTGCGTTGCAGACTGTGTGACTCGGACCGGCTCCGTAGCATTCTCGACCTGGGCGCCACGCCGCCGTGCGAGAAGTTCCTCACCGCAGCGGAATTGGATGATCCTGAAGCCAACTACCCGCTGCACCTGCGGTTGTGCGAGGACTGCCTGCTGCTGCAGATCCCCGCGTTGATCACCCCTGAGGACACGTTCACCGAATACGCCTACTTCTCCTCGTTCTCCGACAGTTGGGTGCAGCACGCCAAGACCTTCGTGGCGGACTCGATCGCCACGTTGGGCTTGGGGCCGCAGTCGCTGGTGGTGGAGGTGGCCAGCAATGACGGTTACCTGCTCCAGCACATGGTCGACGCGGGTGTCCCGTGCCTGGGTATCGAACCGTCGGTGAACGTGGGTGCCGCTGCCCGTGAACGCGGAGTACCCACGGAGACAGCATTTCTCGACGAGACCACCGCGGCCCGGGTGCGCAGTCAGCACGGCCCCGCCCAGCTGGTGGTGGCCAACAACGTCTACGCGCACATCCCGGACCTGCTGGGCTTCACCCGCTCACTGCGCATGCTGCTCGACGACGACGGGTGGCTGAGCATCGAGGTGCACCACGCCCTCGATCTGGTGCGCCACGCGCAGTTCGACACGGTGTATCACGAGCATTTCCAGTACTACACCGTGTTGTCGGCCATGCGTGCGCTGGCCACCGCCGATCTTGCGGTTGTCGACGTCGAACTGCTGAGTACCCACGGTGGCTCCATTCGGCTGTGGGCCCGTCCGCTGGCGGTGGCCGGTGAACCGAGCAGTCGGGTGCGTGACGTGCTGGCCGAGGAGGCCGAGGCCGGATTGCACGAGGTGGACGGTTATCTCCTGCTCCAGGAGCGCACCGAAGCCATCCGCCACGAGCTCCTGCGGTTTCTGCTCGATTGCCGCGCCCAGGGCAAGCGGGTGGTGGGCTACGGCGCCCCGGGCAAGGGCAACACCCTGCTGAACTACGCGGGTATCCGCACCGATCTGCTCGAGTACATCGTGGACCGAAACCCGTACAAACACGGCAGGTTCACTCCGGGTACCCGGATCCCGATCTTCGAGCCCGCCAGACTGGAGCAAGACCGTCCCGATGTGGTGCTGGCACTGCCGTGGAATCTGGAACGCGAGCTCACCACACAGCTGGCCTACATCGGCGACTGGGGTGCGCAGTTGTATTTCCCGCTACCGCAGATGCACCCGGCTGTCAGGTGA
- a CDS encoding class I SAM-dependent methyltransferase, whose amino-acid sequence MKSCRGCVGSTLKPVLDLGRVPAADHFPPAESTVAEAESSHPLRMDLCVDCGLAQLAEDDTETAEPRGVEPEALRLQAAEAVHRIAEAGWLRGATVREFGSPHGGTWVPLLTDRGYTVADTADLVLDCFGIMHDADQRAAFQTRAAATADDGVLLVQFHSLLTIVEQGQWNALRHGHFAYYSLTALRALLAGAGMSVAAAWEFDLYGGTVLVAAVHGEAAPDAAASAILAREQQFGITDPAVVSKLELQARSQSRSLADWLVTARHAGRSVYAYGASSRAVALLHLAGLDRSLLAGVADASATKQGRRMPGTDIPIISPQELVAAAPDDVLLTVPDILGEVAQRFPQLTGRWRISW is encoded by the coding sequence ATGAAAAGCTGCCGTGGTTGTGTCGGTTCGACACTCAAACCGGTACTGGACCTGGGTCGGGTTCCTGCCGCCGATCACTTTCCGCCCGCGGAATCGACCGTGGCCGAAGCGGAGTCGTCACATCCGCTGCGCATGGACCTCTGCGTGGACTGCGGGCTGGCACAGTTGGCCGAGGACGACACCGAAACCGCGGAACCGCGCGGTGTCGAACCCGAGGCGCTGCGACTGCAGGCCGCCGAGGCAGTGCATCGGATCGCCGAGGCCGGCTGGCTACGCGGCGCCACGGTGCGAGAATTCGGCAGCCCGCACGGCGGGACCTGGGTGCCGCTGCTGACCGATCGCGGATACACCGTCGCCGACACAGCCGATCTGGTGTTGGACTGTTTCGGCATCATGCACGACGCCGATCAGCGCGCCGCGTTCCAGACGCGTGCAGCGGCCACTGCCGACGACGGCGTGCTGCTGGTGCAGTTTCATTCACTGTTGACCATCGTCGAGCAGGGCCAGTGGAACGCCCTGCGGCACGGCCATTTTGCGTACTACTCGCTGACCGCGCTGCGAGCGCTTCTCGCCGGTGCCGGAATGAGCGTCGCGGCGGCGTGGGAGTTCGACCTCTACGGCGGAACGGTGCTGGTGGCGGCGGTACACGGCGAGGCTGCGCCCGATGCCGCCGCGTCTGCCATCCTGGCCCGCGAGCAGCAGTTCGGCATCACCGACCCGGCCGTGGTCAGCAAGCTGGAGCTCCAGGCTCGCAGCCAATCCCGGTCATTGGCCGACTGGCTGGTCACTGCCCGGCACGCAGGCCGCAGCGTTTATGCCTACGGCGCGTCCTCCCGAGCGGTGGCGCTGCTGCACCTGGCCGGCCTGGACCGCAGCCTGCTGGCAGGTGTTGCCGATGCCTCCGCCACAAAGCAGGGGCGCCGCATGCCCGGCACCGATATCCCCATCATCAGCCCGCAAGAGTTGGTGGCCGCCGCACCCGATGACGTGCTGCTGACGGTTCCCGACATCCTCGGCGAAGTGGCACAACGATTTCCACAGCTGACCGGCCGTTGGCGAATCAGCTGGTGA
- a CDS encoding lipopolysaccharide biosynthesis protein, giving the protein MTLRGAASKDLPAQRNLRLNTYSLVLANLLTAVLGLVFWGAAARLYPAEAVGIGAAVVNSAVMLSALSMLSIDAMFERFLPAAGTRTGYLLNRGFLVVAAAAAVAGAITVFVGPRDLFISSAMMLLYPLVVLEQALFTLEDRATAGLGVARWAAVKNVFHAVAKLLALVALAWTGSALSIVLAWVVTGAMAAVVVYRAMRRRYRTDPMFQGPPALPPTRALLRYSGTAYGLMAVSALPPLALPLLILSQSGAVASAHFAITWSMIAALYMTLHLIVSPYVAEVAAHPDKVGSLSRRMVTMMAVGAVIGSTGLVAVGPFALGLVGGDYRAEGQGLLYLAALFIPLAAITVVYEGFARVKRRLGLILAVRATAAVLVIGGSVVAVGRWGVIGVGWAHLVVEAVAAAIVLVPIIQFMRRSKRDPDWLQRSTPRADDEVLPVTS; this is encoded by the coding sequence ATGACGCTTCGCGGCGCGGCCTCGAAAGACCTGCCCGCACAGCGCAACCTGCGACTCAACACCTACAGCCTGGTCCTGGCCAACCTGTTGACCGCCGTGCTGGGCCTGGTGTTCTGGGGAGCCGCGGCCAGACTGTATCCCGCCGAGGCCGTAGGCATCGGTGCCGCCGTGGTGAATTCGGCGGTGATGCTCTCCGCTCTGTCGATGCTCAGCATCGACGCGATGTTCGAGAGGTTTCTCCCTGCGGCGGGCACCCGAACCGGATACCTGCTCAACCGCGGATTCCTGGTGGTTGCCGCCGCGGCGGCGGTGGCCGGGGCGATCACGGTGTTCGTCGGCCCGCGGGATCTGTTCATCTCCAGCGCCATGATGCTCCTCTACCCGCTGGTGGTGCTGGAGCAGGCGCTGTTCACGCTGGAGGACAGAGCCACGGCCGGCCTCGGCGTGGCGCGCTGGGCCGCGGTGAAGAACGTCTTCCACGCAGTCGCGAAACTGCTTGCGCTGGTGGCGTTGGCGTGGACGGGAAGCGCGCTGTCCATCGTCTTGGCGTGGGTGGTCACCGGGGCGATGGCAGCGGTGGTGGTGTACCGCGCGATGCGCCGCCGCTACCGCACCGATCCGATGTTCCAGGGGCCGCCCGCACTGCCGCCCACCCGCGCCCTGCTGCGATACTCCGGTACCGCGTACGGGCTGATGGCGGTGTCGGCCCTGCCTCCGTTGGCGCTGCCGCTGCTGATCCTGAGCCAAAGTGGCGCGGTGGCCAGTGCGCACTTCGCCATCACCTGGTCGATGATCGCCGCGCTGTACATGACCCTGCACCTGATCGTGAGCCCGTATGTGGCCGAGGTGGCCGCGCACCCCGACAAGGTGGGCAGCTTGTCGCGCCGCATGGTCACCATGATGGCGGTGGGAGCAGTGATCGGCAGTACCGGCCTGGTGGCGGTCGGGCCGTTTGCACTCGGACTGGTGGGCGGCGACTACCGCGCCGAAGGGCAGGGCCTGCTGTATCTGGCTGCGCTGTTCATCCCGCTGGCGGCCATCACCGTGGTCTACGAGGGCTTTGCCCGGGTAAAGCGCAGGCTCGGACTGATCCTGGCGGTCCGCGCCACCGCCGCGGTTCTGGTGATCGGCGGATCCGTTGTGGCGGTGGGCCGATGGGGTGTCATCGGAGTCGGCTGGGCGCATCTGGTGGTGGAAGCGGTGGCGGCGGCCATTGTGCTGGTGCCGATCATTCAGTTCATGCGGCGCAGCAAGCGTGATCCGGACTGGTTGCAGCGCAGCACTCCGCGCGCCGACGACGAGGTGCTGCCCGTCACCAGCTGA
- a CDS encoding dTDP-4-dehydrorhamnose 3,5-epimerase family protein, whose amino-acid sequence MRIEQTKLADVLVLVNEPHHDQRGFFTRTFDADVFDAHVGAGVSATFVQDSQSRSAQGVLRGMHGRSGRGEAKLVRCARGAVHDVLVDIRRASPTFGMQQWFLLDDSTFRHLYIPPGFLHGFQALTPEADVCYRINRPHDPAEDLSVNPHDADLAIAWPQPVSQISARDAAAGSWQELLAKLT is encoded by the coding sequence GTGCGGATCGAGCAGACGAAACTGGCGGACGTGTTGGTGCTCGTCAACGAACCCCATCATGACCAGCGCGGCTTCTTCACCCGTACCTTCGATGCCGACGTGTTCGACGCCCATGTCGGTGCGGGTGTTTCCGCGACGTTCGTGCAGGATTCGCAGTCCCGGTCGGCGCAGGGGGTGCTGCGCGGTATGCACGGCAGGTCGGGCCGCGGTGAGGCCAAGCTGGTGCGCTGTGCCCGCGGGGCGGTGCACGACGTGCTGGTCGACATCCGCCGCGCTTCGCCGACATTCGGCATGCAGCAGTGGTTCCTGTTGGACGACAGCACTTTTCGCCATCTCTACATCCCACCCGGATTTCTGCACGGCTTCCAGGCGCTGACACCCGAGGCCGACGTGTGTTACCGCATCAACCGACCTCACGACCCCGCCGAGGACCTGTCGGTCAACCCTCACGACGCCGACCTCGCGATCGCATGGCCGCAGCCGGTGTCGCAGATCTCCGCCAGGGACGCGGCCGCGGGCAGTTGGCAGGAATTGCTGGCCAAACTCACCTGA
- a CDS encoding NAD-dependent epimerase/dehydratase family protein yields the protein MRVLITGSDGYLGALVAPYLAGDGFDVVGLDTGYYKSGWLCSQRLAGVPGLVPATLVRDIREVTVEDMRGFDAVVHMAELSNDPLGDLIGEVTYDINHAGSVHLARCAKQAGVQRFVYMSSCSVYGAADGVVDETSPVNPLTAYARCKVMVENDLSAMADDTFSPVFLRNATAFGASPRMRFDIVLNNLSGLAWIEKTIAMTSDGTPWRPLVHGLDIAQAIRCALTADRDVAHNLVVNVGTDENNVTVRDIASLVGAEFPDCAVTFGPPSADQRSYRVDFTRIHEAFPDFTARWSVAAGAAQLHRVFHAIDLNAATFYGRGHTRLKQIEYLIATGQLDDRLFWSERALQTV from the coding sequence ATGCGCGTACTCATCACCGGCTCCGACGGTTACCTCGGAGCTCTGGTGGCCCCCTACCTCGCCGGCGACGGATTCGACGTTGTTGGCCTCGACACCGGCTACTACAAGTCGGGCTGGCTGTGCTCGCAGCGCCTGGCCGGCGTCCCCGGGCTGGTACCTGCCACTCTGGTCCGCGACATCCGCGAGGTCACCGTCGAGGACATGCGCGGCTTCGACGCCGTGGTGCACATGGCGGAGCTCAGCAACGACCCCCTGGGTGACCTGATCGGTGAGGTCACCTACGACATCAACCACGCCGGCAGCGTCCACCTGGCCCGGTGCGCGAAACAGGCCGGCGTACAACGCTTTGTCTACATGTCGTCGTGCAGTGTGTACGGCGCCGCCGACGGTGTGGTGGACGAGACCAGCCCGGTGAATCCACTGACCGCCTACGCCCGCTGCAAGGTGATGGTGGAAAACGATCTCAGCGCCATGGCCGATGACACCTTCTCACCGGTGTTCCTGCGCAACGCCACCGCATTCGGGGCGTCACCGCGGATGCGGTTCGACATCGTGCTGAACAACCTCAGCGGCCTGGCATGGATCGAGAAGACCATCGCGATGACCAGTGACGGCACCCCGTGGCGTCCGCTGGTGCACGGCCTGGACATCGCCCAGGCCATCCGTTGCGCACTGACCGCCGACCGCGACGTCGCACACAACCTGGTGGTCAACGTCGGCACGGACGAGAACAATGTGACCGTCCGCGACATCGCGTCCCTGGTGGGCGCCGAATTCCCGGACTGCGCCGTGACATTCGGACCACCGAGTGCCGACCAGCGCAGTTACCGGGTGGACTTCACCCGAATCCACGAGGCCTTCCCTGACTTCACCGCCCGCTGGTCGGTGGCTGCCGGAGCCGCTCAGCTACACCGGGTGTTCCACGCCATCGACCTGAACGCCGCCACCTTCTACGGCCGCGGCCACACCCGGCTCAAGCAGATCGAATACCTGATCGCCACCGGCCAATTGGACGACCGACTGTTCTGGAGTGAACGTGCGTTGCAGACTGTGTGA